GATGCCCTGTTTTATTAATTTGCATGGGTATAAACCAACAATCGAAATTGTCATGACAACAAATTTCAAGATTATGACAAAATACTCGTCTGTAAGAGGCTAATTCTGGTGGGTTAATCAAAGCATGCCTATCACCCAAAGGCTGCCTTGAATTTCTAATTTTTGTCACTTATAATCTACACTATTGAGGCTTATATCAAAACAGATAAATTAAACTCAAATACCTGTGCTCGATGATGTTTTTTTTATGACCACGTAGAGATTAACCTCGTCGCTGCCAGCCACGCACTGCACACACCATCAAATACGCCAGCATTAGCGCCACTGTCAACAAACATGCCTCCAGCTAACACACTAGGTCGTAATACAAACCTGACGCTCCGGCGCAGCTGCTCCACTTTCACGCGCCAGTGAAGCTAGCGCAGCAGCAGGGTACATCGTCGGCACGGCACCGGGCGCCAACAAACGCTTGATCGGAATTCCGAAGCTCGCCGCGTACATAGACTGATAAGCGTCCGAGCTGAAGTGCAATGAACACAGCATGCTCGTCTTTCTCGGTGTCCAGTGACGCCGCCCGGCAGCCCGAACGAAGTCCGTCCAGGCGTTTCTTTGTTGTTCGTCTCGGGGAAACTTGTGAAAACTCACCGGGTCTCCGAATTTGCTAGGGCAGAAGTCTAGCACACAATAGTATAAAGGCATGCCCACTGCGCGGGCCACCGACCGGACGCCTTCAGCACTCAAGCACGCTTAGTGCCGTTGTCAGAGCGTGCTTAGTGCCTTCGCAGGTTCTCCCGAAAATGCGACGCGAAATCAAACCTTGGCGAGTGAAGTAGTAACCAATGCTTTGCCAGCGCACAGAACACCTTTGTACGCACGTTTTGGAGGTGGTGAGCGCACGTCACTACATATCTAGTGTGACGTCACTACAATTTTTGCTGCTTGCTTCTCCTATACTGCTacgtcagtgttgctgcgcaagcgatgGGCTTCGATCGCGAGAGAGCTTTTAGGTACACGTGAATTAATGTGTTCTACGCGTTTGCTGTGTCCAACCCTTCGAGTGGCGTGTACTTGAATCCTGAAGAACCCATAACAGGTTTGGCATAGCCTTTAAATTTGATGGCAACACCCCTTTACTAGCCGCTCGACTTTGTGAAGTCTCCAAAGCGACAGGGGCTCAACAATGATACTTCGCAAAATCACTCAGGAGCTGCCTCAAGTCGTCGGTTTATTGGCGCATAGATTTCAAACGCGCAAGGAACCTTATGCCTCACATTTGATTTCACAATTTGAATTGACCCTCGCTAATCCTCCTCCCCCGGTGCGAGATAAACGACGTAGGTGCActgtgtttggtgcgtcggtttcggtttcgcctgcTAAGTTATCACGATTTCATCACCACGCGGTGGTTATACCAATGGCCGCCTTTCAGAAATTTCAATGTAGCTATAAACCATCCGAAGGCAGGACTTGAATTCGCCCGTTGAACTCAATCAGCCTATTTCCACGTAGATGGTCCCAACGCTAATAGATACGTTGGGATGGGCCAACCATTTAACGTTGGGGCCAACAGCATGAACGACCATGGAGAAACGATGCACGACGATAAATCACGCAGTACATGACGGAAGGAAAAATAgggtttttccttcctccatttCTTTCCTCCATGCACTTTGATGCACTTGAAGCGGCACTTTGTCGCTCCCACGACCTACTCTGTGTTCGCTCCACGTTGTGTTCTAGAATATTTTACCACAGATACGACCACAGAACACTTACACGGCACTCTCCCGCTCTATCTCGCAATCGCACTACCCGCTTTTCCGTATTCATGCGGGAAACATCCTTTGCGTGAGGAAAACCCAAACGTTTGTGAGGAAAAGCCAACCTCTTGGGGAGTTTCGCACTTGCCGATTGTTCGGGCTCGATTTCTTCAATGTAGCCATATATTTTCCAATGCAATTACGTGAAAGCATTGCCGCGGTTGAAGGTAGCTCGATAAAAAATATAACTCGATTTAACCCGTTCGACCACTTTGAATTGCCGGCATCTTTTTCATAACACCGTCTGGCAACCATATCGCAGACAGAATACAAAATAGAAGCGCCAGCAGTGATTGAGCAGCGCGGTCTTGAGAAAGAAGAGCCTGACGCCGCATTTGACGTGCCTGACGACGTCTTTCGGCAACACTATCGCTTGACGAAAGAAACAatgtggttgctgtgcgacgagtTGGCCGGGGAACTCGGAGACGCGCGAACGACGACGCTGTCAGCGGAGCAGCAAGTGCTCTGCGATTCTTCGCGACAGGGAGCTCTCAGGTCTCCTCAGTTGAAAGCGACCAGACGACTGGCGTAACTCAGCCCGCGGACAGCAAGTGCGTGCGACGTGTGGCCGAGGCGATCATCCACGCTGGGACCTGCAGTCGGTGGCTGCACTTTCCGCGGAGGACAAGGCGCCCATCAAGCAAGCTTTTCGACGGCGCGGTGCCTTTCCCGGCGTAGTCGGGTGCGTGGACGCCAGCCTCATCGCACCGAAGGGTGACCGCAAGACGTGGTTCATGTCCCCAGAAGGCTATTACGCCCTCAACGTCATGTTCGTATCAAGTGTTCTTTTCCACCTGTGTTTTATCAAAGTACTTTCAGTGCAGGTGAGAAACGACACTCGGAAAAGGGCGCGTTTGACAGTGCACATAATTCTGGTTGTTCTCAGGTATGCTGCTGCGCATGATTTGTTGGTTGGATTTCTTCGTGCGAAATCTCGGAAACTTCGTAAAATAGCGCCGTGGATGAATTGATAAAGTTGTATTcattagatcgggcggcggccaacgccacctagccgtaatgcatagtgaacaaaaactaaattcatttttttctgctgtgGTGCTCAGAACGCTTGCTGTGTGTTAAAATAGAATAGAAATAGCTAATTTGCTTACTTGAGTTAAGGCTGAAATGAATTCCCAGCCAAGCCCGGTTTCCTAAAAAGAAGTAAAATTCAACCCGTCTGGAGATCCCTCTCATTCCCATAATTATGCCCAGTCGGACAGGTATGGTGGCCTTTAAATTGTGCAGTTAGGGACTGGCACTTTGCTGTGaaagatttaattttcactcgtgccttgattgtagccaccaatcagataacctcctactAGTTATTTCTACCTACttatagtctattttgccctccctgtccctaaaccccagtgctttgaaaaactcagcgccatcatcctgaacttaaggatgaagccctttgcagaacattaccaagtgtgcagcagtttcctcctctccacacacactgcataccgtgtctacgccTTCATATTTgacccgataagtcttggttcgcaatactcccgtcctggcctcaaaaagtagagaagtaccccaagaattatcataaatcctttccttggtaattttcttcttaaaatttcgatagatttctagtgccAACTTCTTCATAATGCCTATTTTCCACGTCAATGCCCGTTTTCTTCACCTTTTtattaaccaatagttctttttaatttggcctcctgctgttttccaagtatttacccatCACTTTTCTGGCTCGCTTCCTCCGTTTTCTATCAACATTCCttatgtacaaatagctgaagaccttcttagcccaacgcacctcccccatttctctcaatttctcctcaaattttatcttgctgctagcttccctacccTTGAATGATGTCCATCCTTTATGACTTGGTGTAtgactccctgatttggtgtattcccgtgagttcCTAAAGCAAGCATACCTATTACACGTTGCATAACTTTTAATCTTGCTTCAATCTCTtgtctcatgcacaagaccgcattgccgaatgtcagaccagaaaccatgacccttTTTCGAATTCCTCTCACACCAttgtacctattgtaattccacagtgccctatttttcatcaccgctgcattcctgttacctccGGTCGTTTCATATCTTTCGTGTTcttttaggtactcggccccattgcttatctatacgcccagatatttgttttTATCCGTTATctatagcgtgacctcctgtttCCTATGCTcgctaccttcattatcattaaaaatcatgaatgctgaatttttcttactgaatctcaaatctaacctatctctctcattactgcagatgtttGTCGATCCCTGCAaaccttccttgttgtcggccattagtactatatcatctgtgtacatcaatgctggtagtgcctgttcaatgagttttcctggtttgacgaaagagaggatGAAGCTAAGTCcatttccctctaatttggcctctaatccttgaagctacatcatgaataacaagggtaaAAGAGGACACCTCTGCCTATGCCCCCGTTTGACCTCTGCAGGCTCGGatacttgtttttctcattttataactaccttgttacttgtaaagatatcctttaaaagattagtcacTCCATATTTCACACCAagtgtgttcagtattccccagaagtcctcttgaaccacactatcgtatgctcccttgatatccaaaaatgctagccacagggacctgtgttccttttctgctatttcaatgcactgcatcagtgagaacagattgttttccaagctgctgtgtttctgaaacccattctgcagttcccccagcatcccctcatcctctatccatgcctgcagtctttcctttataatctgcatcgccagcctgtagattactgacgtcactgttatagaacggtagttgtttatgtcagctttgtccccatttcctttatagatcatgctcatcctgctaagtttacatccataggggacttccccatcgattattgttttgctcgctgcctctctcaaagtctgcttacacttgggacccaatgtctttatcagcataattggtaTGCCATCCGAGCCTGCTGATGTacaactaggaaccctcttctcagccctttccgaCTCTCAAAGCGAAAATGGAGCCaatgtgccacttgatccatccttgtctattaagGTGCTCAAGGCACTTCttcgttgaaatttttctgtcattcttgttcttatatattcaatagcttcgtccccttctagcctaacaccttgagctgtagttataaacctctgctctaggcttagTAGGCGTAATGCGCAAAAGTAACaggttttaaaacgaaatttctAGAAGCATAGCAAAAACGTAAAACAATCAAAGGTGTAAAACAAACACTGATGTTAACTTCACATGAAGCTCTGAAGAGTGATTTCGAAGTTATTGGTGTTAGTTATGCTTGAGTGTTGCAGGTAGGTTATTTCAATCTCTTGTTGTTTTGGGGAAAAATGAATGTGAAAAACCAATGGTGTTTCTGTGTGCAATGTTTACTTTTTGGCGATGGTCGATGCGCAGTGAAATGTATGGCAGTGGCTGAAACAGAGTCGAGACTGTTTTTTGTGATGCGACAGCGGTGGAAAGTGTAGGATGTCTTTCATGTTTGTAACACTGACAGTTCTTTGGTAGTTGTTGTGAATGAAACGGACTGAGCGATACGGTATTTTTTCCAGTAGTTTTTTGTGGTTCTCATATCTGGTGTCCCATACTGACGATGCATAACAA
Above is a window of Rhipicephalus microplus isolate Deutch F79 chromosome 1, USDA_Rmic, whole genome shotgun sequence DNA encoding:
- the LOC119178266 gene encoding uncharacterized protein LOC119178266, with product MPLYYCVLDFCPSKFGDPVSFHKFPRDEQQRNAWTDFVRAAGRRHWTPRKTSMLCSLHFSSDAYQSMYAASFGIPIKRLLAPGAVPTMYPAAALASLARESGAAAPERQCVAGSDEVNLYVVIKKTSSSTACDYHPNTSSACAASATTGRSTRDGQTQCTVQVSLKSTQVSLRPKMPSFGSQTESSNQTLECQTECGCVDKQPNTGSLWEHKHFRQLAHKDWHLARRSQAC